The genomic interval TGCACTGCGCCATGGCGTGTCGCCCGCTGCGTCCTCGCTGCGGGAGCCGGGTCCGCCGGCCCCGCCCTCCGTGGAATCGATCGTCATGCGAGCCTCCATCGCCTCGTCATCCCATAGCGCCCGCCAGACCGTGCATCTCACGGAGACACCGGACGGAAGGCGCTTTCCGCTGGAGTGGGACACTACTCCCACGGCACAGTGGCCGTCCACCTGAGGACAACGGCCGCCACGACCCGGGTCCCGACGTCTCGAGGAACGAGCATCCACCCCATGAAAGTCCTGCTCGCGATGCCCGATGGGCTGCAGCACCGCATGTTCGACCGCGACCAGCTGGAGCGCCTGGCCGCGCTCGCGGACGTCGACGTCGAGCGCACCGCGCCCGATCTCTCCGCCCTCGACGATGCCGAGCTCGCTGCCGTCGACGTGCTCCTCACCGGCTGGGGCTCGCCGCTCGTCGACGCGGCGGCGCTCGCGCGCATGCCGCGCCTGCGCGCGATCGTGCACACCGCCGGCACCATCCGCCTCGTCGTCTCCGAGGCCGTGTGGGAGCACGGCGACATCGTCGTCACCTCCGCGACCGAGGCGAACGCCGTGCCCGTCGCCGAGTTCGCGCTCGCGCAGATCCTCCTGGCCGGCAAGCGCACGCTGGCGCAGGCGGCCCGGCATCGGGAGGTGCGCGATCGGCGCCGGGAGCCTCCGGTGAGCGACCGCGTGGGGAACTTCCGTTCCGTCGTGGGCCTCGTAGGCGCCTCGCGCATCGGCCGCCTCGTCGCCGAGCATCTGCGTCGCTTCGACCTCGAAGTGCTCATCAGCGACCCCATCGTGAGCGCCGAGGAGATCGCGGCGCTGGGCGGACGCAAGGTCGAGCTCGACGAGCTGTTCGCGCGCAGCGACGTGGTGAGTCTCCACGCCCCGGACGTCCCCTCCACCCAGGGCATGGTCACGGCACGGCTGCTCGCCTCGATGCCCGAGGGGGCGACGTTCCTGAACACGGCGCGGCCCGCCCTCGTGGATCGCGACGCGCTGCGCGCCGAGCTGCTCAGCGGACGGATCAGCTCCGTGCTCGACGTCGACGACGACCTCCCGGCCGACGACCCGCTGTGGGATGTGCCGACGGTGCTGATCACCCCGCACATCGCCGGTTCGCAGGGCAACGAGCTGCGCCGCATGGGCGAGTCCGCGCTCGAGGAGGTGCGCCGCCTCGCTGCGGGCGAGCCGCCGCGATTCCCCGTGGATCCGCAACGGCTCGCCGTCAGCGCCTGAGCATGCTCATTCGCTGACCATGCTCAGGCCCTGACCGTGGTCAGCCCTTGTTCACGCGGTCGAGCATCTCCTGGAGCTGCTCGCGGCTGAACCCGCCGAGGCCGGTGAAGCGGCCGACGGGGATCTGCTCGGCCATCTTCAGCATCTCGGGGTCCGCGAACAGCCCGCTGTCGCCGAGCAGCGAGCCGAGCGCCTTCTCTCCACCGGGAAGCGCACGGATCTCGAGCGGCGTCGAGGTCATCGTCATCACCGGGCGGGGCTCGTCGCCCGCGATCTCGACGTCGGCCGCCGCACGCAGATCCCGGCTCGAGGCCCCCACCCCGACGCGGTAGGTGCCGCTCTCGACGACCCAGCCGCCGGCCGCGGGACTCCAGTACTGCAGGTCCTCCGCGGGGATCGAGATCCCCACGCGCCGGGACTCACCGGGCGCGAGCTCGACCTCGGCGAAGCCCTTGAGCTCGCGCGGGGCGCGGGTCACGCGGGAGTCCGGCACGGAGACGTAGGCCTGGACGATCTCGCGGCCCGCGCGGTCGCCGGTGTTCTCGACCGTCACCTCGACCTCGATGCCGCCCCCGGCCGAGGCGGTCACCACCAGATCGCTCTGCGCGAAGGTCGTGAAGCTGAGGCCGTGGCCGAAGGGATAGGCGACCTCCGCGTCCACGGCGTCGAAGCCGCGGTATCCCACGAACAGGCCCTCGCCGTAGCGCACGTGCGAGTCCTCGCCCGGGAAATGCAGGTACGAGGGGGTGTCCTGGAGGCGCAGGGGGATGGTCTCGGCGAGGCGGCCCGAGGGGTTCGCGCGGCCGAAGAGGATGTCGGCCGTGGCCTCGCCGCCGCCCTGGCCCAGCAGCCAGCCCTCGAGCAGGGCGTTGACGCCGCGCAGCGCCTCGGGCAGGCGCACCACGGAGCCGTTCGAGAGGACAACGACCACGCGCTCGGCGACCTCCCGGACCTCCTCGAGGAGCTGCAGCTGGGCTGCGGGCAGCTCGATGTCGGTGCGGTCGAAGCCCTCGGACTCGACGTCCTCCCCGAGGCCCAGGAAGAGCACGGCGGTGCGGGCGCCGCGCGCGAGCTCGACGGCCTCGGCGCGCAGGGATTCGGAGCTCGGGGCAGCGTCCGTCTCCCCGTCGGCCGCGCCCGGGACGAAGCCGCGGGCGAACGGCACGTCCTCGCCGGCGATCGCCCGGATCGCGCCGAGCGCGTCGGTGAGCCGGGTCGGGTTCACGTGCGAGGAGCCGGCCCCCTGGTAGCGCGGGGTCTGCGCGAAGTCGCCGATGACCACGAGTCCCTCGGCGTCGGCCCCTGCCCCTGCGCCGGCCACCGTGCCCGCGCTGTCCCCCGGCTCGGCGAGGGGCAGCGTGCCGTCGTTCTCGAGGAGCACGAGCGCGCGGCGGGCCGCCTCGACGGCGATGCGATGGTGCGACTCGGCGTCGTAGGCCGCGTCGGGGTCGGCCGCGGCGAGCGCGCGGCGCAGCAGTGCGACAGCCTTCCCGGCGGCGCGGTCCAGGGCCTCCTGGTCCACGTCACCGCGCGCGACGGCCTCGCGCAGGTCCTGCTCGCCGAAGGGGTCTGCGGGCATCTGCAGGTCCAGGCCCGCCTGCACGGACGCGGGACGGTCCTCGACCGCTCCCCAGTCGGAGACCACGAGCCCCTCGAAGCCCCACTGCTCGCGCAGGATCTCGGTGAGCAGGCGGCGGTTCCGGGCGACCGGGGTGCCGTCCACGCTGTTGTAGGAGCACATGACGGTCCACGGCTGGGCCCGCGTGACCACCGTGCGGAAGGCGCGCAGGTAGATCTCGTGCATGGTGCGCTCGTCCACGTCGACGTCCACGCGCATGCGGTCGGTCTCCTGGTTGTTCAGCGCGAAGTGCTTCACCGAGGTGCCGACGCCGCGCTCCTGCATGCCGTCCACGAAGGCGGTCGCGAGCTCGCCCGACAGGTGCGGATCCTCGGAGAGGTACTCGAAGTTGCGTCCGCACAGCGGCGAGCGCTTGATGTTCATGCCCGGGCCCAGCACCACGGAGACACCGCCGGCGAGGGCCTCCTCGGCGATCGCCCCGGCGACGGCGGCCGCGCTCGAGCGGCTCCAGGTCGAGGCGAGGCCGACGGCGGGCGGGAAGCAGGTGGCCTCGACGGAGTCGTTGAGCCCCAGGTTGTCGGCCGCGCCGGACTGCTGACGCAGTCCGTGCGGTCCGTCGCTCACCTGGATCTGCCCGAGGCCCAGGGAGGGGGCGTCGTGGAGGTGCCAGAAGTCGGCTCCGCCGGTGAGGGCGATCTTCTCCTCCTGGCTGAGCGCGGAGACATCGGCCGACGGGTCGGCAGACCGGGCGGAGGGGTTCCGGGGGTCGGAGGGCGTGTTCTGGGGGTCGGAGGGGGTGCTCTGGGTCATGGCGGTCCTTCCTGCGGCGGGACGACGCGGGCCGACGGCGCGCTGCGCGCGGCTCCTGCGGATCGTGGTGATCGCACAGTACGTCCTGCGGGCTCGTCGGACCCCGAGCACTCGTAGCATGGCCGGACTCGTCGTCCCCGACCCGTCCCCGACTCCCCCGGAGGCCACCTTGGCTGAACTGAAGAAGTCCCTCGGCCTGCCCTCGCTGATCGCGCTCGGCGTCGCCGGGGTCGTCGGCTCCAGCTGGATCTACACCTCCTCCTCGTTCTTCGCGGACCTCGGTGCGGGCGGCATGATCATCGGCCTGCTGATCGGCGCGGCCCTCGCCGCCTGCGTGGCCCTCGCCTACGGCGAGATGACCAGCGCCGTGCCCCGCGCGGGCGGCGAGGTCGTGTGGGGGTACACCTCGCTCGGACGCTCGGCGGGCTTCGCGACCGGCTGGTTCCACATCGGCGCCTACATCTCCTCCCTCGCCTTCTACGTCACCGCGTTCGGGACGCTGCTGGCGAAGTACGTCCCGGCGATGGACGCGATCCCCCTGTACTCGGTGGGCGGCGCGCCCGTGACGCTGCCCGTGCTCGCCGCGGGTCTCGCCCTGACCCTGGTGATCTTCGGGCTCAACTGGTTCGGGGTCTCGCTCGGCGCGCAGATCCAGGTGGTGCTGTTCGGGGCGATGCTGCTGATCGGCGCGGCGCTCGTCATCGGCGCTCTCGTGGTCGGGTCCCCCGCGAACCTGTGGCCGATGTGGACCTCGGAGCAGCCGCCGGTCGCCTCGACCCTGCGGATGGTGGTCCCCGGCATCACCTACGTGGTCGGCTTCTCCCTGGTGGCCGTGCTCGCCGAGGAGTCGAGCCTGTCCCCGCGGCGCGTGGGCCGCGCGGTCGTCGCCACGGTCGGCTGCGCCGCCGCGTTCTACACCGCGGTGCTGCTCGCGACGGCGTACGTGGGCCCGTGGGAGGACGTCGCCGGCATGGACCTCGGGACGATCGACGCCTTCACCGCGGCCGGGCTGCCGCTGCTGGGGCTCGGCGCCTTCCTCATCGCCGTGCTGGGCCTGATCACGAGCTTCCTGGGGCTGTTCGTCGCCTCCAGCCGCGTGGTGCTCGCGCTCGCCCGCTCGCGTCTGCTCCCCCACGGCCTCGCGAAGGTCGACGAGCGCTCGGGCGTGCCCCGGCGGGCGCTGCTGTTCATCCTCGTGGTCACCGTGCTGCTCGGCCTGCTGGGTCCGGGCGCGATCATCTGGTTCCTCGACGCCGGCGGCGTGTTCCTGGGCGTCGTGTGGTTCCTCGTGGTGCTCGCGAAGTACCGTCTGCCGCGCGTCTACCCGGGGCTCGACCGCACCTACCGGGCCCGGCCCGCGTTCCTCCCGGCCGTCGGCGCGCTCGGCGCCGTGCTCGTCATCGTCTTCACCCTGGTGCCCGTGCCGGGCGTCGAGATGTCCCTGCAATGGCCGCAGGAGTATCTGATCCTCGCCGCCTGGGTGGTGCTGGGCGCGGTCCTGTTCGTCCTCACCCCGCGGCCGACGGACCCCAAGCGGGCGTTCGACGAGATGGTCGGCTCTCTCGCGGGGACCCTTCGGCAGGCGAGGCGGGACTGAGGGGATCGGCCGCGCGCACCACGGCGAGCGCGGCCGGCAGCTCCTCGGAGAGGTCGTCCCACGAGCACTCGATCGTCACGTCGGCCGTGCAGCCTCCGCGGCGCAGGGCCTCGAGGAACGCGGCGATCGGCCAATCGCCCCGCCCCGGCGGGGTGCGGCCGCTGTCGGCGACGTGGATGTGGCCCACCCGGGAGGCGTGGGCCTCGACCGTGGACAGCGATTCGCCCTCGTGCTGTACGTGGAAGAGGTCGGCGACGACGCGCATGTGTTCGAGGCCGTGAGCGTCGAGGAAGCGGGCGGCCTCGGCGATCGTGTGGATCAGGTCGGTCTCCTCCCGGCGGAGGGGCTCGAGGATGATCTCGAGGTCCCGCTGCTCCGCGAGCTCCGACGCGAGGCGGAGGACCTCCGCGAAGCGCGCCTCGCCCTCCTCTCGCAGCACGTCGGGCCCGATCGTGCGGGCGGCGCCGCTGCCCAGCACCACCTTCGCGCCGGGTCGGGCGATCGCCGCGACGGCGTCGAGCGCCGTGGTGAGGTATGCGCGGACGGCTGCGAGCGGCACCGAGGGATCGGAGACCCGCAGGGTCGAGGGCACCAGCACGGCGCACGAGCCGATGGGCTCCACGGGGGCGACCTCCGCGGCGCGCCAGACCCCGGGAGAGGCCTCGACGACGAGCCCGCCGACGACCGTCGGCTCGAGGTGGTCGGCCCCGGCGCGCAGGGCCGCGGGCTGCTGGGAGATGTCTGCGATGACTCCGTGGGGCACGGGGACTCCTCGTCGATCGTGCGTGCCGGGATGAAGGGATCCTGACACGTTTCAACCCTGCAGGGCCAGCATCCCGGGGACATTCGGAGGATCTGGCGATCCGTCGCTGACAACACTGTGCAACCGCTTTCCAGCAGGGGTGAGCGTCCTCACACTCGTCCGACATCAGTGCACTTGCACGCATCGAGCGCCGACCCCGCACCGGAGCGGGCGACCGCGATGCCGCCCCGCAGGCCGCACGACAGCCCGGACGGCGCGAGGACGCGACCGTCGCACAGCGAGGAGCCTCATGTCCCTCACCCGCCGCACCCTGCTCGCCGCCTCCGGCGCCGGTGCCGTCGCCGTCGGCGGCGCCGCCTGCGGATCCGGCGGGGCGATGGATCCCTCCGTGCCCCTGGACATCGACGTCGCCGACGCCGACCTCTCCGGGTCGATCGCCCTGCTCACCCCGGATTTCGTGGGCGATGACCGCGCAGTGCTCGACGACGACGTCATCGCTCCCTTCGCGAAGCGGACCGGCGTCGACGTCTCCGTCGACCAGGTCGACTGGAACAAGCTCAACGAGAAGATCTCCACCGGCATCGCCGGCGGCATCATCGCGGACGTCATCATGACCGGGGTCGGCTGGACCCAGCCCTTCGCCGAGAAGGGCATCTTCGCCGAGATCCCCGCCGACTTCATCGAGGGCCTCGGGTACGACGAGAGCGTGCTCGTGTCCACCCGCTACGACGGCCGGTACTACTCCCTCCCGCAGGCCCTGGACCTGCGCTTCATCGGCTTCCATCCCGAGCTGCTCGAGAAGAGGGGCATCGACTCCCCGCCCGAGTCGCTCGACGAGCTCGCCCAGGCGGCCGAGGAGCTCACGGGCGACGGCGTGGTGGGCCTGGACTTCCTCTCCGGAAGCGCCGGCAGCGCACGGCAGGCCTTCGTGTTCCTCCTCTACGCCTTCGGCGGCACCATGTTCAGCGACGACGGGATGGCGCCCCGGCTGCACGAGGAGCCCGGACGGCTCGCGCTGCAGTGGATGCTCGACTGCATGGACACCGGCGCGATCGACTACTCGATCCAGGCCGCGGAGGGGCAGCCCTCGCCGTTCCAGCAGAAGACGGCCGCCATGTCGCTGGTCTCGACCGGGAACTGGCCCACCTGGCAGACGATGACCCCGGACCTGTGCGAGAAGGGCGCGGTGGGGACGTTCCTGCTCCCCAGCGGCGTCGACGCCGACCCGGTGATGTTCCAGGGCGGCACCTTCATCTCGATCTCGAGCCTGTCGAAGAACAAGGACGCCGCGGCCGCGTTCATGAAGCACATGCTCGACCCCGACATCCTCGGCAAGGCGAGCGCCGCGACCGGCAAGGTGCCGCCCACGCCCGACATCCCCGAGACCGACGGCATCCGCAGCAATCTGCTGATGACCTTCGGCCTCGACAACCTCCCCTACGCGGGGGCGACCGAGGGCGGCTCCGCCGCCTACATGGAGGTCAGGGGAAATCTCGACGGCATCGTCGAGACCTGCCTGACCGGCAGGGCCACGGTCGACCAGACCCTGGCCGACATGAAGAAGCTGTGCGACGGCGCGATCAGCAGGATCTGAGGACCGGACCATGACGACCACCGCCCCCACCGCGTCCACGGGCCGCACGGCCCCCGCCGCGAGTCCCCCTGCACCCGAGACGCGGCGACGCCGCTCCGTGCGCACCGCCGAGAAGCGCTGGGGGCTGCTGCTCGCGGCACCGGCGACGCTGCACACGCTGATCTGGATCGGAGCGCCGATCGTCGTCGCGATCGTCCTCAGCTTCACCGCGTACGACATCATCCACGCCCCGGAGTTCTCCGGGCTCGAGAACTACGCGACGATCTTCACCGACGGATTGTTCTGGCTCTCCGTGCTGCACAACGTGATCATCGCCGCCGTCGGGATCCCCATCTCGATGTTCCTCGCGCTCGTGTTCGCCACGATGCTCAACCGGGCCCTGCCGGGCCGCGGCGTGTTCCGGGTGATGATCTTCCTGCCCCACATCACCGCCACCGTCGCCGTCGCGATGATCTGGCTGTGGATCTACAGCCCGTCGCAGAGCGGCCTGATGAACGTGGTGCTGGGCCTGGTCGGGATCAAGCCGCTGCCCTTCCTCACCAATCCCGATCTGGCGCTGGGCAGCGTCATCCTGGTGACGATCTGGCAGGGCATCGGGCTGAAGATGCTCATCTACCTGGCGGCGCTGCAGGGCGTGGACGAGCAGATGTACGAGGCGGCGGACCTGGACGGCGCGAACTTCGTGCAGAAGTTCTTCCGCATCACCGTGCCGATGCTGAAGCCGGCGACCTTCTTCATCCTGGTCACCTCGCTGATCTCGAACTTCCAGACCTTCGACCTCATCTACATCCTCACCGAGGGCGGTCCCGCGAACTCGACCTCCGTGGTCACCTACCGCATCTACCAGACGGCATTCCAGGAGTTCCGCGTGGGGCTCGCCAACGCCCAGTCGGTGATCCTGCTGCTGATCCTGGTGGTGCTCGCGTTCCTGTCCCGCCGCATCGTCGGAGGCACCGATGACGACTGATCACGCCCCGAGCATCACCGGCACCGCCCCGTCCGCGACGCGCGCACGGGACCACAGCCTGCGACGCCGCAAACGCACGTCGAACGCGCTGGTCCTGGCGTTCCTCATCGTCGCCTCGGTGATCATGGCCGCGCCGTTCCTGTGGATGGCGGTCTCCTCGATCCGCGACCCCACGGAGCTCGCCCAGGTGCCGATGCCGCTGATCCCGAAGGATCTGCGGCTCGAGAACTACAGCGAGGCGCTGGGCCGGGCGCCGTTCGCGACCTATGCGCGCAACAGCCTGATCCTCGCGACCGCGGCCGCGGCGCTCAACGTGGTCTTCGCGTCCGCATGCGGGTACGCCCTGGCCAAGCTGAGGTTCCGTCTCGCGCCGGCCGTGTTCGGCTGGATGGTCGCGTGCATCATGATCCCGTTCTACGCGACGGTGATCCCGGTCTTCCTCATGGTGCGCCACATGCCGCTGTTCGGCGGGAACACCCTCATGGGCGTGGGCGGGACGGGCTGGATCGACACCTGGTGGGCGCTCATCGTCCCCGGTGCCGTCTCCCCGTTCATGGTGTTCCTCTTCCGCCAGTTCTACGTCTCCACGCCGTCAGAGCTCATCGAGGCCGCTCGGCTGGACGGGGTGAGCGAGTTCGGGATCTTCACGCGGATCATCACCCCGCTGATCCGGCCCGGGCTGCTGACCGTGGCCCTGCTGAGCTTCGAGGCGGGATGGAACAACTTCCTGTGGCCGCTGCTGGTGACGACCTCCGACGAGCTGCGCGTCATCCAGGTCGGGATCGCCTCCTTCCGGCAGGAGGCATCGACGGACTGGCACCTGCTGATGGCGGGGACGACGCTCGCTGCGGTGCCGATGATCGTGCTGTTCCTGATCTTCCAGAGGTACTTCGTGCAGGGCTTCGCCTCGTCGGGGATCAAGTGACGTCGGCACCGGCGGGCGAGGCCCGGGGACTGCTGCGGTTCTTCGTGGTCCCCGGCGCGCTGATCGCGACGAACTGGGCGGCGCTGCTCGGTGCGCTCACCGTGATCGGCCTGGTGCCGGCGCTCGCGGCGGCGACGCACACGACGGGCCGCCTGCGCGAGCACCCCGACGCCGCCTTCCGCTCGACGCTCTCCCGTGCTCTCGGCACGCTGCGGCGGGACGCCCCGACGTCGGTGCTCGCCGTGCTGGTGATCCTCGCGACCGGCTTCGACGCGCTGTTCGTCGCATCCCTTCCCAGCCCATCCCGGGTGTTCGTGGTGGGGGTCCTGATCCCGCCCGCCTGGGCGACGATCGCGTGGATCTCCGCCTACGTCCAGGTGGCGTCCGAGGCCGGGAGCGCGAGCTGGTTCGAGGTCGCGCGCGAGGCCATGGGACTGTGCGTCTCCCGTCCGCTGCGCGCGGCGCTGGCCCCCGCGGCGATCATCGCCCTGTCACCGCTCTGGCTGCTGGCGCCGCTCACGATCGCGTGCGGCTTCTCGGTCCCGCCTATGGTCGTCGGGGCCCTGTGGGGAGCATGGGGTGCGGAGTCCCGAGAACCGCGATCATCTGCACGTCCTCGCGTCAGAGGATGAGAAGTTCTCGGGATCCAGTCCGGTTCAGCGACGCCCGGACACGCTCACAGCTCCCGCATGATCTGGGCCATCCGGTCCATCGACTCGCCCGCCTCGCGCAGGCCCACGCGGTTCAGATGCCCGTGGCAGACGCCGCGGCGCACCACGTGCTCGACGTCGACGTCGGCCTGCGCGAGCTGGTCGGCGTAGGCGCGGGAGCTGACCCGCAGGTCGTCGAACTCGTCGGACTCGATGTACGTGCGGGGAAGGGCCGCGAGGCGCTCGGCGGAGGCGAAGGCGGGGAACACGGTGGCACCGGCCTGCTCGGGGTCCCCGCCCACATAGGCGGCGCGCATGATCTGCATCGTCTCCGGCGGGAAGCGCAGCACGGGCGGGGTGACGGCGAGCGCCGCCTCCTCCTCGGCCGTGGGTTCCGGGAGCGAGGCGTGGGCGACGGGGTACATGAGCAGGGAGGCGGCGAGCGGGATGCCCTCCTCGGTGAGGCGCAGGGACGCGGCGGCCGCGAGGTTGCCGCCCGCGCTCGCACCGCCCAGGGCGATCCTCAGCGGGTCGGCGCCGAGCTCGTCGGCGCTCTCGCGGGCCCAGTGCACCACGGCGCACACGTCGTCGCCGGGCACGGGGGCATGCACCCCGCCCCGCGATCCGCCGACGCTGCGCGCGGGGTTCCCGCCCAGCTCCGGGGGCTCGTCGCACAGGCGGTAGTCGACGGACACCACGACGGCGTCGGCCCTGCCGGCGACGCCGCGCGCGACCTGATCGGCCTCGGGCATCTCGAGGTCGCCGTGCATGAAGGCCCCGCCGTGGCACCACACCAGCAGCGGGCGCGCCGAGAACGACGGCCCCTGCGGGGTGTAGACGCGCACCGGCACGGGACCGTGCGGTCCCGGGACCTCACGATCGAGCGTCCCGACCGCCCATTCCTCCGCCTCGCCGTAGGGGGCGTCCCAGGCGGTGCGGACCTCCTCGTCCACCTCCTCCCAGCCGGCCGCGTCGCCGAGGTCGCGCATGCGCCGTGCCATCTCTCCGTGAGGAGACTGGATGGACGCCGGGGAGGGGGTCTCGGACGGTAGGTCGGCGGGCATCAGTGCTCCGATCGGTCGGGAGGAAGCGCTCGCGCAGGCCGACGGACGGGCACCGCTGCGAAGCCTGGAGGAGCTTCGATCCTTTCACATCGAGGACTCCGCACGGGGGCGGCGGCGAGGCTGCGGACGGTGCGGGGATCAGCCCAGCGCGTCCAGGAGGAGATCGACGGACTCCTCCCCCACGAGGCGATGACCTGCATCGGTGGTCACGAGCCGAGCTCCGCTGCCGGCGTCGCGGGATCGCTCCCGGTGCTGCTCGAGCCGCGCGAACGAGGCCCGGGCGGCGGCGATCGGGAACAGCGGGTCCGCCTCCCCCGCTTCGAGGATCAGCGCCCGCGGCGCGACGAGCGCGGCGATCTCCGCCATCTCCAAGGCAGGCAGCAGGCCCGGCACGACATTGCAGGGGCAGTGCGGGATCGCGGCGATGCTCGAGGCGAAGGATGAGAAGAAGTTCGCGACCAGGGCCGCGGGGATGCGGAGGTCGAGCGCCGCGAGGAGCAGCGCGACGGCACCCCCGCCGGAGCCGCCGACGACCCCGACCCGGTCCGGGTCGACGCCGGGCTGCGCCCGCAGGGCCGAGACCGCGGCCGAGGCGTCCGCGACCCGTGCACCGAGCACGGGGCTGCCGTGCAGGAGATGCCGGGCGGCGTCGACCGCGCAGCTGCTCTCGGCGGGGCCATACGGCGCGGCGCCCGGCGCGGGCGGCGTGCGCCGCTGTCCGAAGGAGATCATCTCCGGCACGAGCACCGTGACGCCCCGGTCGACGAGACGCCGGGCGATCGCCCCGTGGTACCCGTCGCCCTCGCCGACGAGCGCGTGCATCCCCGCCCCGTGTCCGGGGACGAGCACGACGGCAGCTCCGCTCCCGCGCCCGGGCGCGGGGCGAAGCAGGAGCGCGGGGAACGGGTCCCTGCCCTCGGGGGCCACCTGCACGGCCGCGGATTCGCCGGGAACCAGGCCCGCCGCGGGGGCGAGCGCGCCCGGGCGATCGCAGCCGAGCAGGGCGCGGAGACGGGCGCGCGCGGCCTCGTCCGGATCCGAGGGCGGTGCCTGCGTCGTCTGCGTCATCACCGCCCCATCTTCCCGCCGCCGGCCCTCCGTGGGGCAGCCGCGGGGCCGAAGCGTGCGGACCGGCCGCACCCGCTTGACGAATGAATCGTTTCAGATCTACGGTGTGCATCGCCGGCCCACCATGGCCCCGCCCGCAGCACGGAGATCGCGCCGCGGACCGCACCCTCGACCGGCCCCGCAGCACGACGAAGGAGTCAGCGCTCATGCCCATCGGCCGACCCAAGCCACTGACCGGCTGGAAGGCGACCGCGGCCGTCTCGATGTCCAACTACATCGACTCCGGCTCGATCATCGCGATCGCCACGTCCCTGGGGTTCTGGGGAGCCGCCTACTTCCCGGACGACAGCGGCCGCATCGCCGGACTGCTCGCCGCGTTCAGCTCGAACGCCTTCGGCGCCGCCGTCGGCGCGCTCATCGGCGGCCCGCTCTGCGACAAGTACGGCCGCAAGTTCATCTACACCTACGACCTGCTGCTGTACGCGGTCGGCGGCCTGATCGCGACGTTCGCGATGAACCTGCCGATGCTCTTCGTCGGCTTCATCGTCATCGGCCTCGCGGTGGGCGCATCGGTGCCCGCAGGCTGGACGTACATCGCGGAGTCCGCGCCCACGCACCAGCGCGGGCGCCACATCGGCGCCACCCAGCTCGCGTGGTCCGTCGGCCCGTTCATCGGCTTCGGCCTCGCCGCACTGCTCTCGCCCCTGGGTCTGGTGGGCAGTCGGATCATCTTCGCGCACCTCGTGGTGATCGCCCTGGTCACCTGGTACATCCGACAGGGCCTCTACGAATCCGAGGCGTGGCAGAAGTCCAAGGGCGGACAGCAGGCCAAGGCCCCGTCGATCTGGACCTCCCTGCGCGGCCTGTTCAGCCGCAAGGCCAACATCACGGCCCTGCTGTTCCTGGTGGCGATCTACACCTTCTGGAACCAGGCGGCGAGCCAGAACGGGATCTTCCTGCCCACGATCCTCTCCTCGATGGGCTTCGGGACGCTCGCCTCAGACCTCTTCTCGATGCTCACCTGGGCGTTCGTCATCATCGGCACGATCGTGTTCATGGTGTTCGTCGACAAGGTGTCCTACCGCTGGTTCTTCCTCGTCGGCGGGGCGATGGCCGTGGTCTCGTGGGTCGTCCTCGTCTTCGGCCCGTCCACCGCGGCGGCCACCGCCTTCGGCTACGCGATCCTGTGGGGGCTCTCCTCCGGCCCGTCGGCCCAGGCCTTCTACTCGGTGTGGTCCCCCGAGCTGTTCGCGACGCCGTACCGCGCCGGGGCCCAGGGACTGGTCTTCTTCACCGTCCGCGT from Brachybacterium kimchii carries:
- a CDS encoding glycoside hydrolase family 3 C-terminal domain-containing protein, giving the protein MTQSTPSDPQNTPSDPRNPSARSADPSADVSALSQEEKIALTGGADFWHLHDAPSLGLGQIQVSDGPHGLRQQSGAADNLGLNDSVEATCFPPAVGLASTWSRSSAAAVAGAIAEEALAGGVSVVLGPGMNIKRSPLCGRNFEYLSEDPHLSGELATAFVDGMQERGVGTSVKHFALNNQETDRMRVDVDVDERTMHEIYLRAFRTVVTRAQPWTVMCSYNSVDGTPVARNRRLLTEILREQWGFEGLVVSDWGAVEDRPASVQAGLDLQMPADPFGEQDLREAVARGDVDQEALDRAAGKAVALLRRALAAADPDAAYDAESHHRIAVEAARRALVLLENDGTLPLAEPGDSAGTVAGAGAGADAEGLVVIGDFAQTPRYQGAGSSHVNPTRLTDALGAIRAIAGEDVPFARGFVPGAADGETDAAPSSESLRAEAVELARGARTAVLFLGLGEDVESEGFDRTDIELPAAQLQLLEEVREVAERVVVVLSNGSVVRLPEALRGVNALLEGWLLGQGGGEATADILFGRANPSGRLAETIPLRLQDTPSYLHFPGEDSHVRYGEGLFVGYRGFDAVDAEVAYPFGHGLSFTTFAQSDLVVTASAGGGIEVEVTVENTGDRAGREIVQAYVSVPDSRVTRAPRELKGFAEVELAPGESRRVGISIPAEDLQYWSPAAGGWVVESGTYRVGVGASSRDLRAAADVEIAGDEPRPVMTMTSTPLEIRALPGGEKALGSLLGDSGLFADPEMLKMAEQIPVGRFTGLGGFSREQLQEMLDRVNKG
- a CDS encoding sugar phosphate isomerase/epimerase family protein; translated protein: MPHGVIADISQQPAALRAGADHLEPTVVGGLVVEASPGVWRAAEVAPVEPIGSCAVLVPSTLRVSDPSVPLAAVRAYLTTALDAVAAIARPGAKVVLGSGAARTIGPDVLREEGEARFAEVLRLASELAEQRDLEIILEPLRREETDLIHTIAEAARFLDAHGLEHMRVVADLFHVQHEGESLSTVEAHASRVGHIHVADSGRTPPGRGDWPIAAFLEALRRGGCTADVTIECSWDDLSEELPAALAVVRAADPLSPASPAEGSPRESRPSRRTPAWGPSAAG
- a CDS encoding hydroxyacid dehydrogenase; the protein is MKVLLAMPDGLQHRMFDRDQLERLAALADVDVERTAPDLSALDDAELAAVDVLLTGWGSPLVDAAALARMPRLRAIVHTAGTIRLVVSEAVWEHGDIVVTSATEANAVPVAEFALAQILLAGKRTLAQAARHREVRDRRREPPVSDRVGNFRSVVGLVGASRIGRLVAEHLRRFDLEVLISDPIVSAEEIAALGGRKVELDELFARSDVVSLHAPDVPSTQGMVTARLLASMPEGATFLNTARPALVDRDALRAELLSGRISSVLDVDDDLPADDPLWDVPTVLITPHIAGSQGNELRRMGESALEEVRRLAAGEPPRFPVDPQRLAVSA
- a CDS encoding APC family permease; translated protein: MAGLVVPDPSPTPPEATLAELKKSLGLPSLIALGVAGVVGSSWIYTSSSFFADLGAGGMIIGLLIGAALAACVALAYGEMTSAVPRAGGEVVWGYTSLGRSAGFATGWFHIGAYISSLAFYVTAFGTLLAKYVPAMDAIPLYSVGGAPVTLPVLAAGLALTLVIFGLNWFGVSLGAQIQVVLFGAMLLIGAALVIGALVVGSPANLWPMWTSEQPPVASTLRMVVPGITYVVGFSLVAVLAEESSLSPRRVGRAVVATVGCAAAFYTAVLLATAYVGPWEDVAGMDLGTIDAFTAAGLPLLGLGAFLIAVLGLITSFLGLFVASSRVVLALARSRLLPHGLAKVDERSGVPRRALLFILVVTVLLGLLGPGAIIWFLDAGGVFLGVVWFLVVLAKYRLPRVYPGLDRTYRARPAFLPAVGALGAVLVIVFTLVPVPGVEMSLQWPQEYLILAAWVVLGAVLFVLTPRPTDPKRAFDEMVGSLAGTLRQARRD